One stretch of Bacteroidota bacterium DNA includes these proteins:
- the def gene encoding peptide deformylase, translating to MSILKVARMGHPVLKKIAEPVPVEDIRSDRIQRLIEDLIETMAEYHGVGLAAPQVHESLQISVIEVKSNPRYPHATVIPLTVLINPVITPLTGEKRYGWEGCLSLPGLRGAVPRFTKVRVQAFDRMGQPLDFEASGFEAVVIQHETDHLFGTLFIERMDDLKQLYFEKEWDRYAGPLTQLPVID from the coding sequence ATGAGTATTCTCAAAGTTGCCCGGATGGGTCATCCGGTTTTAAAGAAAATCGCAGAACCGGTTCCGGTTGAAGACATCCGTTCAGACCGGATTCAGCGTCTGATCGAAGATCTGATTGAAACCATGGCGGAGTATCACGGCGTGGGTCTGGCAGCACCTCAGGTGCATGAATCCCTGCAGATTTCGGTGATCGAAGTGAAATCGAATCCGCGGTATCCCCATGCAACCGTCATTCCTCTGACGGTTCTGATCAATCCGGTGATTACACCCCTGACCGGTGAAAAACGCTATGGCTGGGAAGGATGTCTGTCGCTTCCGGGTTTACGGGGTGCGGTTCCGCGGTTTACAAAAGTCAGAGTGCAGGCCTTTGACCGGATGGGTCAGCCCCTCGATTTTGAAGCCAGCGGATTCGAAGCGGTGGTGATTCAGCATGAAACCGACCATTTATTCGGGACCCTGTTTATCGAACGGATGGATGATCTGAAACAATTGTATTTCGAAAAAGAATGGGACCGGTATGCCGGACCGCTTACTCAGCTTCCCGTGATTGATTGA
- a CDS encoding DNA-3-methyladenine glycosylase → MTQRKLNRDFYQSRDVVRMARDLIGKLVVTVQGDQLTSGWISECEAYAGVTDRASHAWNGRRTARTETMYHPGGVAYVYLCYGLHHMMNVVTGPEGEPHAILIRSIFPVDGIEFMHERRGFPKPKTPLAAGPGTVCQALGITRADDRTDLTGNRIWIEDRGVVVPDTEVKVTPRIGVDYAGDDARLPYRFVWVPGE, encoded by the coding sequence ATGACACAACGCAAACTGAATCGTGACTTTTACCAATCCCGTGACGTGGTTCGCATGGCAAGGGACCTGATTGGCAAATTGGTGGTGACGGTTCAGGGTGATCAACTCACCTCCGGCTGGATTTCGGAGTGTGAAGCCTATGCCGGTGTCACAGACCGTGCTTCGCATGCATGGAACGGGAGGCGCACGGCCCGCACAGAGACCATGTACCACCCGGGCGGAGTGGCTTACGTGTATCTGTGTTACGGACTTCATCACATGATGAACGTGGTCACCGGTCCGGAAGGGGAACCCCATGCCATTCTGATCCGTTCCATTTTTCCGGTGGATGGCATAGAGTTCATGCACGAACGCCGTGGATTTCCGAAACCAAAAACACCGCTTGCCGCCGGACCGGGAACGGTGTGTCAGGCTCTAGGGATTACCCGTGCAGATGATCGAACCGATCTGACAGGCAACCGCATCTGGATTGAAGACCGGGGAGTGGTCGTCCCTGATACAGAAGTGAAAGTCACCCCCCGGATCGGAGTGGACTATGCCGGTGACGATGCCAGGCTGCCGTACCGGTTTGTATGGGTGCCAGGAGAGTAA